Proteins from one Setaria italica strain Yugu1 chromosome V, Setaria_italica_v2.0, whole genome shotgun sequence genomic window:
- the LOC101776223 gene encoding uncharacterized protein LOC101776223, with protein sequence MVNTKCVEPAVQGGGLPLAALNHISVVCRSLDSSQRFYRDVLGFIPIRRPGSFDFDGAWLFNYGIGIHLLQAEDPESMPPKKTEINPKDNHISFQCESMEAVQRRLKELGVRYVQRRVEEGGIYVDQLFFHDPDGFMVEVCTCDKLPVVPLVPVEGNAILGLPPPPAAACKRPSYFKPPPQQQQQPPLPSPTAAAPQFVPAKASGGACCVGEVEAMRSCPEHECMQV encoded by the exons ATGGTGAACACGAAGTGCGTCGAGCCGGCGGTCCAGGGCGGCGGCCTCCCGCTGGCGGCGCTGAACCACATCTCGGTCGTGTGCCGGTCGCTCGACAGCTCCCAGCGCTTCTACCGCGACGTCCTCGGCTTCATCCCCATCCGCCGCCCGGGATCCTTCGACTTCGACGGCGCATG GCTGTTCAACTATGGCATCGGCATCCATCTCCTGCAGGCGGAGGACCCGGAGAGCATGCCACCGAAGAAGACGGAGATCAACCCAAAGGACAACCACATCTCCTTCCAG TGTGAGAGCATGGAGGCGGTGCAGCGGCGGCTCAAGGAGCTGGGCGTCCGGTACGTGCAGCGGCGCGTGGAGGAGGGCGGCATCTACGTGGACCAGCTCTTCTTCCACGACCCCGACGGCTTCATGGTCGAGGTCTGCACCTGCGACAAGCTCCCCGTCGTGCCCCTCGTCCCCGTCGAGGGCAACGCCATCCtcggcctgccgccgccaccggccgcggcCTGCAAGAGGCCATCGTACttcaagccgccgccgcagcagcagcagcaaccaccgCTTCCTtccccaacggcggcggcgcctcagTTCGTGCCGGCGaaggccagcggcggcgcctgTTGCGTTGGCGAGGTCGAGGCGATGAGGTCCTGCCCGGAGCACGAGTGCATGCAGGTCTGA